Genomic segment of Sulfitobacter faviae:
CCATGCGGAAGGGCGTGAACCACGACACCACCGCCGCTGCCGCCGTCGCCAGCGTGCCCGCGCGGATGATCGAATAGCCCATGAACAGCGCATAGATCAGGATGATGATCGGGATGAACAGAAACACCCGGCGCAGCATGTCCTTGAGCTTGGGCAGTTCCTCGGAACGCATCCCGCGCATGCCCAGCTTGGCCGCTTCGAAATCCACCATGAAGTAGATCGACACGAAGTAGAGCACCGCCGGGATGATCGCCGCCACGGCGATATCGGTGTAGGGGATGCCCGTGATCTCGGCCATGATGAAGGCACCCGCCCCCATGATCGGCGGCATGATCTGCCCCCCGGTCGAGGCGGCGGCTTCGACCGCGCCTGCGGTCCGGGCCGGGTAGCCCACCTTTTTCATCAGCGGAATGGTCAGCGAGCCTGTCGCCACCACATTGCCCGCCGAGGTGCCATTGATCATCCCCATAAGACCCGAGGCAAAGATCGCGACCTTGGCTGGCCCCCGCGCGAGCGGCCCGCCGCGGCAAAGGCGAAGTTGACGAAATAGTCCCCCACTTTCGATGCCTGAAGGAAGGCCGCGAAGATGATGAAGAGGATGATATAGGTCGATGACACCGCCGTGGTCGGCCCCAGAATGCCCGCATCGGTGTAGACTTGGCTAAAGAAGCGGGTCCACTGGATGTTGGGCGCGTTCAGGAAGCCCGGCAGCATGTCCCCGACGAAGACATAGACCAGAAAGACACCCGAGATCACGATGAGCGCAAGCCCCGCCACGCGGCGCGTCAGCTCCATGATCAGCGCGGTGCCTGCAACTGCGGCGATAGAGATGCCGATGGGCGCAAAGGGCGTGCCCGTCGAGTTGCGCATCAAGGTGCCGTACATGGTGATCAGGTAAATCGCCACGGCCACCCCGCAGATGGACAGCAACAGGTCCGCAGGCGAAACCTGCCCCCGCTCGCGTCCGCGCAGCCAACCCACGACGATGCCGATGGCCGTCGCCGCCACCAGCGGCAGGCCATAGTGATAGATTTCAAGGGTCTTGAACTCGGGGCTCATGCCGTTCCACTGGGTGCCGCCAGCGATCTGGCTGGCGATGCTCCAAGCGGTCCAGATCGAATAAAGCGCAGGGATCATCGCAGCCCATGCCACGAAATCCAGCGGATGACGGCCCTGCCCCTTGCCTTCATCCACAAAGGCGCGGGCGGAATAGAGGGTAAAGCCAAGGATCAACGCACCCGCGATGTGCACGATGCGGAAATTCCACGTCTCCATCGGGAAGGTCGGCAAAAGCGGGATGCGGATGCCGGTCAGCTCTCCGATCGACATGCCGTTGAGCGCCGCCATGTGAAAGAAGGCATAGATCGCCGACATGGCCGCAACGACCAGATAGGTCCGCCCGGTGAATATGCGGCGATTGCTTTCTACCGGTTCGTCATCGACCCCTTCGGCGACAATCGGGCCCTGCGGGTCGGCGGCGCTATGCTGGTCTGTCATGGAGGCTTCCTTTCCCGATATCTGCGCGGGATCTGTCCCGACAATCAGGCGGGATGATGGCAAGATGCCGCCCCGATTAGGGACGGCATGCAAGTTTGTCTAGGCGTTCGCTTAGTTGCCGTAGATCATATCGTCGGAAATATCGGCATCCGCGTTCTCTTTAAACCAAGCTGCCGCACCGGGATGCCATTTCAAAACGGTGTTCTTCTCCCAGTTCTCAGGCAGGGTCGAAGCCGCCGCTTTGTGAATGCCCTTCATCCGCTCATTGTCGGACATGACGACATCCACAGCCGCTTTGACGAAGGATTCCGGCAGATCGCAGTTGGCAATCGCGAAGTTCCACATGGAGACCGAACGCGCGCCCTCTTCCAGCGTGGTGTAGGTGCTGGCGTCGATGGTGAACTCGGACACCGGGAACTCTTCGAGCAGTTTGGCCTGCTCTTCCTCGGTGAACTCGATGATGTTCACATCCGTCTGAACCTCAAGCTGGCTGACCGCAGGCACCGGCACACCGGCAGCAAAGGCGATCACGTCCAGCAGACCGTCCTGCAACTGCCCGCCCAGATCGGTCCAACCGCCGTTGCGACGCTCATACTCGACGCCGAGCGTGTCCATCATGCGCGGAAAATAGGTGTCTGAGGTGGAGCCCGCCGGGCCAAAGCCGATCTTGGCACCCGCCGGAATGTCAGCGACCGAAGAGATGCCCGAGGACGACAGCGCGGTCACGGAGAAAGGTGTCTGATACATCGGGAACATCGCGCAGGCTTGGGTCATTTCAAGACCGGGGGCGATGGGGTTGGTGCCGGCCAGCGATTCCGCCGCCGGGCCCATTGTGGTCATGCCGAAGGCCGCCTCGCCGGTGTGGACCAGCGCCATGTTCTGCATCGGGCCGCCGGTGACTTCGCCACCGCCGGTCAGGCCCAGTTCCTTGGCCACAAGGTTCGCCCAGCCCGAGCCATAGGCGAAGTAGGTGCCGCCTTGGCTGGCCG
This window contains:
- a CDS encoding TAXI family TRAP transporter solute-binding subunit, whose translation is MKFTAILAASTILAGAAAAQDMDKSDWPSSFTVGTASQGGTYFAYGSGWANLVAKELGLTGGGEVTGGPMQNMALVHTGEAAFGMTTMGPAAESLAGTNPIAPGLEMTQACAMFPMYQTPFSVTALSSSGISSVADIPAGAKIGFGPAGSTSDTYFPRMMDTLGVEYERRNGGWTDLGGQLQDGLLDVIAFAAGVPVPAVSQLEVQTDVNIIEFTEEEQAKLLEEFPVSEFTIDASTYTTLEEGARSVSMWNFAIANCDLPESFVKAAVDVVMSDNERMKGIHKAAASTLPENWEKNTVLKWHPGAAAWFKENADADISDDMIYGN